A section of the Castanea sativa cultivar Marrone di Chiusa Pesio chromosome 12, ASM4071231v1 genome encodes:
- the LOC142620233 gene encoding pleiotropic drug resistance protein 3-like — protein sequence MTCSGQQIPRLPTFEGLRSSLIDNNGDVGSTDNKGKRVIDVTKLGAQERHHFIEKLIKHIEHDNLHLLRKIKNRIDNVGVKLPTVEVRYKNLRVEAECEVVHSKPLPTLWNSLRSVLSAFTKLPSSKASQTKISIINDISGIIKPGRISLLLGPPGCGKTTLLKALSGNLNQSLKCKLEDNLNLEYTLMKETMSMKTKGQLLCSEDGYTSGLELPTCSS from the exons ATGACTTGCAGTGGGCAGCAAATCCCGAGATTGCCTACATTTGAGGGGCTGAGATCATCCTTAATTGACAATAATGGTGATGTTGGTAGTACTGATAATAAAGGAAAAAGGGTTATAGATGTTACCAAGCTTGGAGCTCAAGAACGCCATCACTTCATAGAGAAGCTCATTAAGCACATTGAGCATGACAACCTTCACttgttgagaaaaataaaaaacaggaTAGACAA TGTTGGTGTAAAATTGCCCACTGTGGAGGTGAGATACAAAAATTTGCGTGTGGAGGCTGAATGTGAGGTGGTTCACAGCAAGCCCCTTCCAACACTATGGAATTCTCTTAGAAGCGTACTCTCT GCATTCACTAAGCTGCCAAGTTCAAAGGCAAGTCAAACCAAGATAAGCATCATCAATGACATTAGTGGTATCATAAAGCCAGGAAG GATATCTCTACTGCTTGGTCCCCCAGGTTGTGGGAAGACCACCCTTTTAAAGGCTCTATCAGGGAATCTAAACCAATCTCTCAAG TGTAAACTTGAAGACAACTTGAATTTGGAATATACGCTCATGAAGGAAACCATGTCCATGAAGACCAAAGGACAACTATTATGTTCAGAGGATGGCTACACCAGTGGCCTGGAGTTGCCAACATGTTCAAGTTAG